Proteins encoded by one window of Salvia splendens isolate huo1 chromosome 7, SspV2, whole genome shotgun sequence:
- the LOC121740917 gene encoding protein IQ-DOMAIN 17-like isoform X1 encodes MGKNSWLNAVKKAFRSPTNDEKKITTTRDEENQKDEEKKRGKKRWIFRKNLSIETAKCANSSAVRICGGEEISSVRRKQPKMEEQKCPFAAAAVENVLVREDKAAILIQRIFRGYLARRALNALQGVVKLQALIRGHNVRKRAKMTLQCIQSLVRVQAIVCDQRRRLSCEAVFHPDSLRPSSRASNSLGVGPTELGEIHALIQKAKECSLKQGHTLAHALSQQILATDVEDYSRRENGYSWMRKDRYLCNQRDPMKTSEVKSHQSPRTPAWSKTRSIPCSPHGEASSRRVSMSERSCPLPRPNYMAATASAMARVRPNSTPRQRPSCPGREAAGTARKRLSFPAHEFEDQSNFQRWRDEPYYGTD; translated from the exons ATGGGGAAGAATTCATGGCTGAATGCTGTGAAGAAGGCCTTCAGATCTCCCACCAATGATGAGAAGAAGATCACCACAACAAGAGATGAAGAAAACCAAAAAGATGAAGAAAAA AAAAGGGGGAAGAAGAGATGGATTTTTCGGAAGAATCTAAGCATTGAGACGGCGAAATGTGCGAATTCTTCGGCGGTGAGGATTTGCGGCGGAGAAGAGATCAGTTCGGTGAGGAGGAAGCAGCCCAAAATGGAGGAGCAGAAGTGTCCttttgcggcggcggcggtcgaGAATGTTTTGGTGAGAGAAGACAAGGCGGCCATTCTCATTCAGAGAATCTTCAGAGGATACCTG GCAAGGAGAGCTCTAAATGCTCTACAAGGCGTGGTGAAACTGCAAGCACTAATAAGAGGCCACAATGTCCGAAAACGTGCAAAAATGACCCTCCAATGCATCCAATCTTTGGTTCGAGTCCAAGCTATCGTTTGTGATCAGCGCCGGAGGCTGTCGTGCGAAGCCGTGTTTCACCCTGACAGCCTCAGGCCGTCGAGCCGAGCTTCGAATAGCTTGGGCGTGGGACCCACCGAGCTCGGGGAAATCCACGCCCTCATTCAAAAGGCAAAAGAATGCTCACTCAAACAGGGCCACACATTAGCCCATGCATTGTCTCAACAG ATTTTGGCCACAGATGTGGAAGATTATTCAAGGAGGGAAAATGGGTATAGCTGGATGAGGAAAGATAGGTATCTATGCAATCAAAGGGATCCAATGAAGACTAGTGAAGTGAAGAGCCACCAATCTCCGAGAACCCCGGCATGGTCCAAGACGAGGTCCATCCCGTGCAGCCCGCACGGGGAAGCTAGCTCGCGAAGGGTGAGCATGAGCGAGAGGTCTTGCCCGTTGCCTCGGCCAAACTATATGGCAGCCACGGCCTCGGCCATGGCGCGTGTTAGGCCAAACAGCACGCCAAGGCAGAGGCCGTCGTGCCCGGGCAGGGAGGCAGCCGGCACGGCTAGGAAGCGCCTCTCCTTCCCAGCCCATGAATTTGAGGATCAATCCAACTTCCAAAGATGGAGAGATGAGCCTTACTATGGCACAGACTGA
- the LOC121741392 gene encoding polyadenylate-binding protein-interacting protein 12-like isoform X1 produces MAVVENAGANAIASSNCDNDAVVNGQAAKPADQSFHKMPNGHHQLAINGNGGTLEKKMDGEEDDGGEGFKRDMRDLEEMLSKLNPMAKEFVPPSLSAFGGGPHKLLVPPHAAAVAAAAAGHFGFSTNGFVMQQQVNSGVPTANSFRRKKNGFVNGKRRMNSRTSMAQREDVIRRTVYVSDIDHQVTEEQLAALFIGCGQVVDCRVCGDPNSVLRFAFIEFTDEEGARNALSLAGTMLGYYPVKVLPSKTAIAPVNPTFLPRSEDEREMCARTIYCTNIDKKVTQADVKLFFESICGEVYRLRLLGDYHHSTRIAFVEFVMAESAIAALNCSGAVLGSLPIRVSPSKTPVRPRAPRQSMH; encoded by the exons ATGGCTGTGGTGGAGAATGCCGGAGCTAACGCGATTGCGTCGTCGAATTGCGACAACGACGCGGTGGTTAACGGGCAGGCAGCTAAGCCGGCTGATCAGAGTTTCCATAAGATGCCTAACGGCCATCATCAGCTGGCTATCAATGGAAATGGGGGAACTTTGGAGAAGAAGATGGATGGGGAGGAAGACGATGGAGGGGAGGGGTTTAAGAGGGATATGCGGGATTTGGAGGAAATGCTGTCGAAATTGAATCCGATGGCGAAGGAATTCGTGCCGCCGTCTCTCTCCGCCTTCGGTGGTGGGCCGCACAAGCTGCTGGTGCCGCCTCACGCTGCTGCGGTTGCAGCGGCTGCGGCCGGGCATTTTGGGTTCAGCACTAATGGTTTTGTGATGCAGCAGCAGGTTAACTCGGGAGTTCCCACTGCCAATTCTTTTAGAAGG AAGAAAAATGGCTTTGTTAATGGGAAGCGGAGGATGAATAGCCGAACGAGCATGGCTCAAAGAGAGGACGTGATTAGGCGGACGGTCTATGTCTCTGACATTGATCACCAG GTAACCGAAGAGCAACTTGCGGCGCTTTTCATTGGCTGTGGACAG GTGGTGGATTGCCGTGTCTGTGGTGACCCCAATTCCGTTCTTCGCTTTGCCTTCATTGAATTCACTGACGAGG AAGGGGCAAGGAATGCTTTGAGCTTAGCTGGAACTATGCTCGGCTATTATCCTGTGAAAGTGCTACCTTCCAAAACTGCTATTGCCCCTGTTAATCCAACATTTTTGCCAAGG TCTGAGGATGAAAGGGAGATGTGTGCAAGAACTATCTACTGCACAAACATAGATAAAAAG GTCACTCAAGCAGACGTCAAACTCTTCTTTGAGTCTATTTGCGGAGAG GTTTATCGTTTGAGGTTGCTTGGTGATTATCATCACTCAACTCGTATAGCTTTTGTGGAGTTTGTGATG GCGGAGAGTGCAATAGCAGCGCTGAACTGCAGCGGAGCAGTCTTAGGATCACTGCCCATAAG AGTTAGCCCATCTAAGACTCCAGTCCGACCCCGTGCCCCACGCCAATCCATGCACTGA
- the LOC121741665 gene encoding uncharacterized protein LOC121741665: MDIKSILKDIEFLGFSHMIWKQKKDLENKKVVSLGGKPPKKQRLPLNVARVSMKNQKDREEKLLQERAILGRFGAYSSSSSKKVPERKPAEDRILKSMQGDFRKGVLNVGHLLKPSAPEASNYKGRHPTGKGKKKKDE, encoded by the exons ATGGACATCAAGTCCATCCTGAAAGATATTGAATTTTTGG GTTTCTCACACATGATATGGAAACAGAAAAAGGACTTGGAAAATAAGAAGGTAGTGTCACTCGGTGGAAAG CCTCCAAAGAAACAGAGGTTACCTCTTAATGTTGCTAGAGTTTCAATGAAGAATCAAAAGGATAGAGAAGAGAAACTGCTTCAGGAG AGAGCTATACTTGGAAGGTTTGGAGCCTACAGTAGCAGTAGTTCCAAGAAGGTGCCAGAGAGGAAACCAGCAGAGGACAGAATTCTGAAGTCGATGCAAGGCGATTTCAGAAAGGGGGTTCTCAACGTCGGGCATCTGTTGAAGCCCTCAGCCCCTGAAGCCTCTAACTACAAGGGCAGGCACCCTACGGgtaaagggaagaagaagaaagatg AATGA
- the LOC121740917 gene encoding protein IQ-DOMAIN 17-like isoform X2, producing the protein MGKNSWLNAVKKAFRSPTNDEKKITTTRDEENQKDEEKKRGKKRWIFRKNLSIETAKCANSSAVRICGGEEISSVRRKQPKMEEQKCPFAAAAVENVLVREDKAAILIQRIFRGYLARRALNALQGVVKLQALIRGHNVRKRAKMTLQCIQSLVRVQAIVCDQRRRLSCEAVFHPDSLRPSSRASNSLGVGPTELGEIHALIQKAKECSLKQGHTLAHALSQQMWKIIQGGKMGIAG; encoded by the exons ATGGGGAAGAATTCATGGCTGAATGCTGTGAAGAAGGCCTTCAGATCTCCCACCAATGATGAGAAGAAGATCACCACAACAAGAGATGAAGAAAACCAAAAAGATGAAGAAAAA AAAAGGGGGAAGAAGAGATGGATTTTTCGGAAGAATCTAAGCATTGAGACGGCGAAATGTGCGAATTCTTCGGCGGTGAGGATTTGCGGCGGAGAAGAGATCAGTTCGGTGAGGAGGAAGCAGCCCAAAATGGAGGAGCAGAAGTGTCCttttgcggcggcggcggtcgaGAATGTTTTGGTGAGAGAAGACAAGGCGGCCATTCTCATTCAGAGAATCTTCAGAGGATACCTG GCAAGGAGAGCTCTAAATGCTCTACAAGGCGTGGTGAAACTGCAAGCACTAATAAGAGGCCACAATGTCCGAAAACGTGCAAAAATGACCCTCCAATGCATCCAATCTTTGGTTCGAGTCCAAGCTATCGTTTGTGATCAGCGCCGGAGGCTGTCGTGCGAAGCCGTGTTTCACCCTGACAGCCTCAGGCCGTCGAGCCGAGCTTCGAATAGCTTGGGCGTGGGACCCACCGAGCTCGGGGAAATCCACGCCCTCATTCAAAAGGCAAAAGAATGCTCACTCAAACAGGGCCACACATTAGCCCATGCATTGTCTCAACAG ATGTGGAAGATTATTCAAGGAGGGAAAATGGGTATAGCTGGATGA
- the LOC121741392 gene encoding polyadenylate-binding protein-interacting protein 12-like isoform X2, protein MAVVENAGANAIASSNCDNDAVVNGQAAKPADQSFHKMPNGHHQLAINGNGGTLEKKMDGEEDDGGEGFKRDMRDLEEMLSKLNPMAKEFVPPSLSAFGGGPHKLLVPPHAAAVAAAAAGHFGFSTNGFVMQQQKKNGFVNGKRRMNSRTSMAQREDVIRRTVYVSDIDHQVTEEQLAALFIGCGQVVDCRVCGDPNSVLRFAFIEFTDEEGARNALSLAGTMLGYYPVKVLPSKTAIAPVNPTFLPRSEDEREMCARTIYCTNIDKKVTQADVKLFFESICGEVYRLRLLGDYHHSTRIAFVEFVMAESAIAALNCSGAVLGSLPIRVSPSKTPVRPRAPRQSMH, encoded by the exons ATGGCTGTGGTGGAGAATGCCGGAGCTAACGCGATTGCGTCGTCGAATTGCGACAACGACGCGGTGGTTAACGGGCAGGCAGCTAAGCCGGCTGATCAGAGTTTCCATAAGATGCCTAACGGCCATCATCAGCTGGCTATCAATGGAAATGGGGGAACTTTGGAGAAGAAGATGGATGGGGAGGAAGACGATGGAGGGGAGGGGTTTAAGAGGGATATGCGGGATTTGGAGGAAATGCTGTCGAAATTGAATCCGATGGCGAAGGAATTCGTGCCGCCGTCTCTCTCCGCCTTCGGTGGTGGGCCGCACAAGCTGCTGGTGCCGCCTCACGCTGCTGCGGTTGCAGCGGCTGCGGCCGGGCATTTTGGGTTCAGCACTAATGGTTTTGTGATGCAGCAGCAG AAGAAAAATGGCTTTGTTAATGGGAAGCGGAGGATGAATAGCCGAACGAGCATGGCTCAAAGAGAGGACGTGATTAGGCGGACGGTCTATGTCTCTGACATTGATCACCAG GTAACCGAAGAGCAACTTGCGGCGCTTTTCATTGGCTGTGGACAG GTGGTGGATTGCCGTGTCTGTGGTGACCCCAATTCCGTTCTTCGCTTTGCCTTCATTGAATTCACTGACGAGG AAGGGGCAAGGAATGCTTTGAGCTTAGCTGGAACTATGCTCGGCTATTATCCTGTGAAAGTGCTACCTTCCAAAACTGCTATTGCCCCTGTTAATCCAACATTTTTGCCAAGG TCTGAGGATGAAAGGGAGATGTGTGCAAGAACTATCTACTGCACAAACATAGATAAAAAG GTCACTCAAGCAGACGTCAAACTCTTCTTTGAGTCTATTTGCGGAGAG GTTTATCGTTTGAGGTTGCTTGGTGATTATCATCACTCAACTCGTATAGCTTTTGTGGAGTTTGTGATG GCGGAGAGTGCAATAGCAGCGCTGAACTGCAGCGGAGCAGTCTTAGGATCACTGCCCATAAG AGTTAGCCCATCTAAGACTCCAGTCCGACCCCGTGCCCCACGCCAATCCATGCACTGA